The following proteins are encoded in a genomic region of Streptomyces collinus Tu 365:
- the chpH gene encoding chaplin ChpH encodes MIKKVVAAAAATGGLVLAGAGLAVADSGAQGAAVHSPGVVSGNVIQVPVHVPVNVCGNTISVIGLLNPAFGNTCVNH; translated from the coding sequence ATGATCAAGAAGGTCGTCGCTGCCGCGGCTGCCACCGGTGGTCTGGTTCTCGCGGGTGCGGGCCTGGCCGTCGCCGACTCGGGTGCCCAGGGTGCCGCCGTGCACTCGCCCGGCGTCGTCTCCGGCAACGTCATCCAGGTGCCCGTCCACGTCCCGGTGAACGTGTGCGGCAACACGATCAGCGTGATCGGGCTCCTGAACCCCGCCTTCGGCAACACCTGCGTCAACCACTGA